Proteins found in one Diorhabda sublineata isolate icDioSubl1.1 chromosome 9, icDioSubl1.1, whole genome shotgun sequence genomic segment:
- the LOC130448987 gene encoding craniofacial development protein 2-like: MDDQNGKRQWQRKRTMICGTWNIQGIRTKVDDILQEIKKHKLDFIALSETKKKGQGTQTLGEYIHIYSGVNKEEHAKRGISLLIHEKYKKNVSSWEAISDRTIKVNVNLKGCKITIIATYGPNEDARVDEKEKYYETLNELISQTGNDREIIILGDLNARTGKETKHEIIGPYGENTRNDNGSRLIDVCQHNLLRIMNGYFKHKEIHTYTWTQITRNLRSIIDYLIMKQKTKIKVHNVRVYRSAECGSDHHLIKAKLIMPIIKDNKQKNQLQNSKDLTDIDIPNYNIESLMNESTKLLYQQRLDQNLPQEYEQEPTDNLTKVVIDSIHKAAKEALGYKEMKKRTRNYWWTEQLQNLKEQKQRLYHTWLSTKKAEHKEQYSEAVSKFKTAAIEAKNLSWENKCKELDTYLGGRQSRESWRFIDNVRSGRKENIPIGTISPNKWQDYYRSLLREQRSEYSNMPAEDIRITECNSDKVLKCGFLASLNQYNEKKNTLFSTYHFLLLVSIILSLGLPL; encoded by the coding sequence ATGGATGATCAAAATGGAAAACGACAATGGCAACGAAAACGGACTATGATTTGTGGAACATGGAATATACAGGGAATTAGAACGAAGGTAGATgacattttacaagaaattaaaaaacataaactgGACTTTATTGCTCTctctgaaacaaagaaaaaaggacAAGGTACACAAACACTCGGGGAATATATCCACATATACAGCGGCGTTAACAAAGAAGAACATGCAAAAAGGGGTATATCGCTCCTTATACATGAGAAGTATAAGAAGAACGTCTCCAGCTGGGAAGCAATAAGCGATAGAACAATAAAAGTTAATGTCAATTTAAAAGGCtgcaaaataacaataattgctaCTTATGGACCTAATGAAGACGCACGggtagatgaaaaagaaaagtattatgaaacgcTAAATGAGCTAATATCTCAGACAGGTAACGATCGAGAAATCATAATACTGGGAGACCTAAATGCTAGAACTGGCAAAGAAACGAAGCATGAGATAATAGGGCCCTACGGTGAAAATACCAGGAATGATAATGGCTCCAGGTTGATAGATGTCTGTCAACATAACTTACTAAGAATAATGAATGGGTATTTTAAACATAAGGAAATACACACATATACATGGACGCAAATAACTAGAAATCTAAGATCAATAATCGACTAtcttataatgaaacaaaaaacgaagataaaagTGCACAATGTCAGAGTATATCGATCCGCAGAATGTGGAAGTGACCATCATCTGATAAAAGCTAAGTTAATAATGCCAATAATCAAagacaacaaacaaaagaatcaactgCAAAACAGTAAAGATTTAACAGATATAGATATACCAAACTATAATATAGAAAGCCTTATGAACGAgagcacaaaattattataccaaCAAAGACTGGACCAAAACCTCCCACAGGAGTACGAACAAGAACCAACAGACAATCTTACCAAAGTAGTAATTGACAGCATACACAAAGCAGCCAAAGAAGCCTtaggatataaagaaatgaaaaagagaacaCGAAATTATTGGTGGACTGAACAActgcaaaatttaaaagaacaaaaacaacgatTGTATCATACCTGGCTAAGCACTAAAAAAGCAGAACATAAGGAACAATATAGTGAagctgtatcaaaatttaaaaccgctGCGATAGAGGCCAAAAACCTCAGCTGGGAAAATAAATGCAAGGAATTGGATACCTATTTAGGAGGACGCCAATCCAGGGAATCGTGGAGATTTATAGATAATGTTAGATCtggcagaaaagaaaatatcccaaTAGGCACCATATCACCAAATAAATGGCAAGACTATTACCGCTCATTACTCAGAGAACAGAGATCTGAATATAGTAACATGCCGGCTGAAGACATACGGATTACAG